Proteins found in one Pseudomonas sp. P8_241 genomic segment:
- a CDS encoding APC family permease — protein MTAPLSRQNADEHLLQSQGYAQELHRGLSLWSSFSVGFATVSPVVGIYSVMSLGAMNAGPSWVWIVPLCLALQMLVALVYAELASQYPLAGGCYQWVKRLAGDRWAWFTGFMYLASALASLTTVAYLGGFWLWLFFTGQAPSANAQVFSGAMLLLLGLGVNLFGINPLKYFVNAGIIAEAIASIGIGVLLLLFFRNHSFSLLLDGLTSTQGSDGAYFSGFLTAMAVGGWAFLGFDACSQVSEETADARTSTPRAILRSMILVGLTVMLTAFAVTLSYTDTAAMVSGQVIDPVTPAVVDAFGAWAERPFVGIVLVAFIACVVSVQTYIGRAVFGMARDSILPASALLRRVDKRKVPFAAMVFSTLFASFGLALGLNATAVGTLIAFGSGGFFVVFLIVVTCALLARLRGTWKAEPGTFSLGRWGVAINLAAFFWLVFESINVAWPRESLAPAGAPWFQVWAVILVFSILAVLGLIYMCWAKPYLRTLTPRLRTE, from the coding sequence ATGACCGCCCCGCTTTCCCGGCAAAACGCCGATGAACACCTGTTGCAAAGCCAGGGCTACGCACAGGAGTTGCACCGCGGGTTATCGCTCTGGTCTTCGTTTTCCGTTGGATTTGCCACCGTGTCGCCGGTGGTCGGGATCTATTCCGTGATGTCGCTGGGCGCGATGAACGCCGGGCCGTCCTGGGTCTGGATCGTCCCGCTCTGCCTGGCGTTGCAAATGCTGGTGGCGCTGGTCTATGCCGAACTGGCTTCCCAGTACCCGCTTGCCGGAGGCTGTTACCAATGGGTCAAGCGTCTGGCCGGCGATCGTTGGGCCTGGTTCACCGGGTTCATGTACCTGGCCTCGGCCCTGGCTTCGCTGACCACCGTGGCTTATCTGGGCGGGTTCTGGCTCTGGCTGTTTTTCACCGGTCAAGCGCCGTCGGCGAATGCCCAGGTGTTCAGTGGTGCAATGTTGTTGCTGCTGGGTCTTGGGGTGAATCTGTTCGGGATCAACCCGCTCAAATACTTCGTCAACGCCGGCATCATTGCCGAAGCGATCGCTTCGATTGGCATCGGCGTATTGTTGCTGCTGTTTTTTCGCAATCACTCGTTCTCCTTGCTGCTGGACGGCTTGACCTCCACCCAGGGCAGTGACGGTGCTTACTTCTCGGGTTTTCTGACGGCCATGGCCGTGGGGGGCTGGGCGTTCCTGGGGTTTGATGCGTGCTCACAAGTTTCCGAAGAAACCGCCGATGCCCGTACCTCTACCCCGCGCGCCATCCTGCGTTCGATGATCCTGGTCGGCCTGACCGTGATGCTCACCGCGTTCGCGGTCACGCTGTCCTATACCGACACCGCTGCCATGGTCTCCGGCCAGGTCATTGACCCGGTGACGCCGGCCGTCGTCGACGCCTTTGGTGCCTGGGCGGAACGTCCTTTCGTGGGCATCGTGCTGGTGGCGTTCATCGCCTGCGTAGTCTCTGTCCAGACCTACATCGGACGCGCCGTGTTTGGCATGGCCCGTGATTCGATCCTGCCGGCTTCGGCGCTGCTGCGTCGGGTGGACAAGCGCAAGGTGCCGTTTGCCGCGATGGTGTTCAGCACCCTGTTCGCCAGTTTCGGCCTGGCGTTGGGCCTCAACGCGACCGCCGTCGGCACCCTGATCGCGTTCGGCAGCGGCGGGTTCTTTGTGGTGTTTCTGATCGTCGTGACCTGTGCCCTGCTCGCCCGTCTGCGCGGTACCTGGAAAGCCGAACCCGGCACTTTCAGTCTCGGTCGCTGGGGCGTGGCGATCAACCTCGCGGCATTCTTCTGGCTGGTGTTCGAAAGCATCAACGTGGCCTGGCCTCGTGAGTCGCTCGCACCAGCCGGTGCGCCGTGGTTCCAGGTCTGGGCGGTGATCCTGGTGTTCTCGATCCTGGCAGTTCTGGGCTTGATCTACATGTGTTGGGCCAAGCCTTACCTGCGCACCCTCACGCCTCGGTTGCGTACCGAATAA
- a CDS encoding iron-containing alcohol dehydrogenase — translation MSSLHYWNYPTEIFCGPGALDALAERCSLLGMRNPLLVTDPGMLALEPLALLKAHLSDTGLPFGLFSDIASNPSMDDVRRGVAAFKAGNHDSLIALGGGSAMDAAKGISLAAIDAEGLERFEWSQVIAHYPTLADFPRLGLPRLVALPTTAGTGSELGREAVLTQSELNVKRVISHPELLPACVILDPVLTRGLPPTLTAATGMDALTHHIEAFCSPLYHPMSSGVAVEGVRLIQQHLMDAVSDGQNMAAREGMLVASAMAAVAFQKGLGGVHALAHPLGARYHKHHGLLNAILLPYVLIANQAAISFDIARLARYLELQQPDFNGFLDWVLDLRQRLGIPHSLQLIGIDDEAASWVGEQALADISSSDTNACVLSAADYSQIFRNAVHGVLPGVTP, via the coding sequence ATGTCTTCGCTTCACTACTGGAATTACCCCACGGAGATTTTCTGTGGGCCCGGTGCGCTCGACGCATTGGCCGAACGCTGCAGTTTGTTGGGCATGCGCAATCCCTTGCTGGTCACTGACCCCGGCATGTTGGCGCTGGAACCCCTGGCACTGTTGAAGGCTCATCTGTCCGATACGGGCCTGCCGTTCGGGTTGTTCAGCGACATCGCCAGCAACCCGAGCATGGATGATGTGCGCCGGGGCGTAGCCGCGTTCAAGGCGGGCAATCATGACTCGCTGATTGCCCTGGGCGGCGGTAGCGCCATGGACGCCGCCAAAGGCATCAGCCTGGCGGCCATCGATGCCGAGGGTCTGGAACGCTTCGAGTGGTCGCAGGTCATTGCGCACTACCCGACACTGGCGGACTTCCCGCGCCTGGGCCTGCCCCGTCTGGTTGCCCTGCCAACCACCGCCGGCACAGGCTCCGAGTTGGGACGTGAAGCCGTGCTGACCCAAAGCGAACTGAACGTAAAACGTGTGATCAGCCACCCGGAACTGCTCCCGGCGTGCGTGATCCTCGACCCGGTGCTGACCCGTGGCCTGCCACCAACGCTGACCGCTGCCACCGGCATGGATGCGTTGACCCATCACATCGAAGCCTTTTGCTCGCCGCTGTATCACCCGATGTCATCCGGCGTGGCGGTGGAAGGCGTGCGCCTGATTCAACAGCACCTGATGGATGCGGTCAGCGACGGCCAGAACATGGCCGCCCGCGAAGGCATGCTGGTCGCCTCGGCCATGGCCGCCGTGGCGTTTCAGAAGGGCCTGGGCGGTGTGCATGCCCTCGCCCACCCACTCGGTGCGCGCTATCACAAGCACCACGGATTGCTCAATGCGATCCTGCTGCCGTATGTCCTGATCGCCAACCAAGCTGCGATCAGTTTCGACATTGCGCGTCTGGCCCGCTACCTGGAGTTGCAACAGCCGGACTTCAACGGGTTTCTCGATTGGGTGCTGGACCTGCGCCAACGTCTCGGGATTCCTCATTCGCTCCAGCTAATCGGCATCGATGATGAGGCAGCGAGCTGGGTTGGAGAACAAGCGCTCGCGGACATTTCCTCTTCGGACACCAACGCCTGCGTTCTCAGTGCCGCCGATTACAGCCAGATTTTTCGCAACGCCGTCCACGGTGTTCTGCCAGGAGTAACACCATGA
- a CDS encoding aldehyde dehydrogenase family protein, with product MSACHYINGDWVTGDGADLITVFDPSLGEPFAELQVASAAQVDQAVAAARQALPDWRNTRASERAVYLRGFAEQIELRRETLIALQMQNNGKPRHEAVVDVDDAVATFTYYADLAEGLADHQHRDVPLAVRGFSSRTRLEPVGVVGLIVPWNFPLVTSAWKLAPALAAGCTVVLKPSEITPLIEQTYGQIADALGLPAGVLNIIGGKAQTGAALSNHPGLDKLSFTGSNGVGSQVMNSAAAHCRPVTLELGGKSAIVVFDDCDLDQAVEWIVAGICWNAGQMCSATSRLLVQDHIADALMERLKAAFEKQRVGNPVTGEVDMGPLTSQAQWNKVADYFAIARAEGLHCLTGGDVLRDAGWFVCPTLYADVPLTSRLWTEEIFGPVLCVHRFDSEQEALALANDSRFGLVATVISADLQRAERVANALEVGHVWINSIQAVFVETSWGGIKGSGIGRELGPWGLSAYQSVKHVTRCLG from the coding sequence ATGAGCGCCTGCCATTACATCAACGGCGACTGGGTCACGGGCGATGGCGCTGATCTGATCACCGTGTTCGATCCCTCATTGGGCGAGCCCTTCGCCGAACTGCAAGTGGCCAGCGCCGCGCAAGTGGACCAGGCCGTCGCAGCCGCCCGTCAGGCGCTCCCGGACTGGCGCAATACCCGTGCGTCAGAACGGGCGGTCTACTTGAGAGGCTTTGCCGAACAGATCGAACTGCGCCGTGAAACGTTGATCGCGTTGCAGATGCAGAACAACGGCAAGCCTCGACACGAAGCCGTCGTCGATGTCGATGATGCCGTGGCTACCTTTACCTACTACGCGGACCTGGCCGAAGGTCTGGCGGACCATCAGCACCGCGATGTACCGCTGGCCGTCCGCGGTTTTTCGTCACGCACTCGTCTGGAGCCGGTGGGTGTGGTCGGTTTGATCGTGCCGTGGAATTTCCCGCTGGTCACCAGTGCCTGGAAGCTGGCACCGGCCCTGGCCGCCGGGTGTACGGTGGTGCTCAAACCCTCGGAAATCACGCCGTTGATCGAGCAGACCTACGGCCAGATTGCCGATGCGCTGGGCTTGCCCGCGGGTGTCCTGAACATTATCGGTGGCAAGGCACAAACCGGTGCGGCGCTGAGCAACCATCCAGGTCTCGATAAGTTGTCGTTCACCGGCAGCAACGGCGTTGGCAGTCAGGTGATGAACAGCGCGGCGGCCCATTGTCGGCCAGTGACGCTGGAGCTGGGCGGTAAATCAGCCATCGTGGTATTCGACGATTGCGACCTCGATCAAGCAGTCGAATGGATCGTTGCCGGGATCTGCTGGAACGCCGGGCAGATGTGCTCCGCCACGTCTCGCTTGTTGGTGCAGGATCATATTGCCGATGCACTGATGGAGCGTTTGAAGGCTGCCTTCGAGAAGCAACGGGTGGGCAATCCGGTGACCGGAGAAGTCGACATGGGGCCGCTGACCAGTCAGGCACAGTGGAATAAAGTGGCCGACTACTTCGCCATCGCCCGCGCCGAAGGCCTGCATTGCCTGACCGGTGGCGACGTGCTGCGTGACGCGGGCTGGTTCGTCTGCCCGACCCTGTACGCGGATGTGCCGCTGACCAGCCGGCTATGGACCGAAGAGATCTTCGGCCCGGTGCTCTGCGTCCACCGTTTCGATTCGGAGCAAGAGGCATTGGCACTGGCCAACGACAGCCGTTTTGGTCTGGTGGCGACGGTGATCAGCGCCGATCTGCAGCGCGCCGAACGCGTCGCCAATGCCCTGGAAGTCGGCCACGTGTGGATCAATTCGATTCAGGCGGTGTTCGTTGAAACGTCCTGGGGCGGCATCAAGGGCAGCGGCATTGGCCGCGAACTCGGCCCATGGGGCCTGTCAGCCTATCAGTCGGTCAAACATGTGACGCGTTGCCTGGGCTGA
- a CDS encoding LysR family transcriptional regulator → MLRNVTDMDLRLLRIFSIVVKCGGFTAAQAELNMSQSNISTHISSLEKRLGYRICERGKGGFRLTEKGQRILKASSALFGAVDAFRDEAQDLAGRLVGDLYLGLADNIATLPAARIDAAIARFYQREHDMHLHIFVNSPTELERAVIDGQLDMAISYFSRPLPTLAYQPLYSEEIGIFCGLKHPLFSVDSPSLEQLRACDWITHGFLPADQVLPVAAQRASATAHHMEAVAHGVLAGTHLGYLPAHYARPWLQSGQMRALHPETLHYEVQHSMITHVGHPQSEAVRAFVSDLLAEHGL, encoded by the coding sequence GTGCTCAGAAACGTGACGGACATGGACTTGCGCTTGTTGCGCATCTTTTCCATTGTCGTGAAATGCGGTGGATTCACGGCGGCCCAGGCCGAGCTGAACATGAGTCAATCGAACATCAGCACGCATATTTCAAGCCTGGAAAAACGCCTGGGGTATCGGATCTGTGAGCGGGGCAAGGGCGGGTTTCGCCTGACCGAAAAAGGCCAGCGGATTCTCAAGGCTTCCTCGGCGTTGTTCGGGGCGGTGGATGCGTTTCGTGATGAAGCACAGGATCTTGCCGGGCGCCTGGTCGGCGATCTTTACCTGGGCCTGGCCGACAATATCGCGACCTTGCCGGCGGCGCGTATCGATGCCGCCATTGCGCGTTTTTATCAGCGCGAGCACGACATGCACCTGCACATTTTCGTCAACTCCCCTACGGAACTGGAACGGGCAGTGATTGACGGCCAACTGGACATGGCCATTTCCTACTTCAGCCGACCATTGCCGACACTGGCTTATCAACCACTGTATTCGGAAGAAATCGGCATCTTCTGCGGCCTCAAGCACCCGCTGTTCAGCGTGGATTCGCCGAGCCTCGAGCAATTGCGCGCCTGTGACTGGATCACCCACGGCTTCCTGCCGGCCGATCAAGTGCTGCCCGTTGCAGCGCAACGTGCTTCCGCCACGGCGCACCACATGGAAGCGGTGGCCCATGGCGTACTGGCCGGCACCCACCTGGGTTATCTGCCGGCACACTACGCCCGGCCCTGGTTGCAGAGTGGTCAGATGCGCGCGCTGCACCCCGAAACGCTACATTATGAGGTGCAACACAGCATGATCACCCACGTCGGTCACCCGCAAAGCGAAGCGGTGCGAGCGTTCGTTTCAGACCTGTTGGCTGAGCATGGCCTGTAG
- a CDS encoding DUF1254 domain-containing protein: MKPFTGRHALFALTFVSTFVATSVLAAQSPATQANVAGSVAGPVAGTKVTEPFVRMMAREAYFWGWPMANIYNRRQTFKDLPEPGLMGGIVPVAPINQLSMLSDYIDPAERLVACPNQDVVYGAGSIALDIEPVVLQVPDFGKRFWVYQVVDLRSDSFAELGKMYNTQPGFYLLVGPDWNGKVPPGITRVYRARTNTGFVIPRVFQDDTAEDRQAVQPALAGIDMYPLSKYDGKLKRRDWRLQPKFPAQAAEGTAETKWVIPEKFFDELPALLKDAKPLPGEEARYAQMAALAAIAKADPALRAAMIDEAKKADREVIDPLLQFRNYGLQLPDYWSTVSNGAAFGTDYFSRTAVARSNIFVNQQKETKYFYQDLDQNGLRLNGRNGYSVTFAKNKLPPVKGFWSLTLYNEQHFFAPNALKRYSIGTKNKSLQTNPDGSLTLYVQSESPGADKESNWLPAPKDADFSLYIRAYWPQADALDGDWTPPPVLKTN; the protein is encoded by the coding sequence ATGAAGCCATTTACCGGGCGCCATGCCCTCTTCGCCCTGACCTTCGTCAGTACGTTTGTCGCCACCTCGGTGCTGGCCGCCCAGAGTCCCGCTACCCAGGCCAACGTCGCCGGGTCGGTCGCCGGCCCCGTCGCTGGCACGAAAGTGACCGAACCGTTTGTGCGCATGATGGCGCGGGAGGCGTATTTCTGGGGTTGGCCGATGGCAAACATCTACAACCGCCGCCAGACATTCAAGGATCTGCCCGAGCCAGGCTTGATGGGCGGGATCGTACCCGTGGCACCGATCAACCAACTGTCGATGCTCAGCGACTACATCGACCCGGCCGAGCGCCTGGTCGCCTGCCCTAACCAGGACGTCGTTTACGGCGCTGGCAGCATCGCGCTGGATATTGAACCGGTGGTGCTGCAGGTGCCGGACTTCGGCAAACGCTTCTGGGTCTACCAGGTGGTGGACCTGCGTTCCGACAGTTTTGCCGAACTGGGCAAGATGTATAACACCCAACCGGGGTTTTACCTGCTGGTGGGCCCGGACTGGAACGGCAAGGTTCCACCCGGCATCACCCGGGTTTACCGCGCGCGCACCAACACCGGTTTCGTGATTCCGCGAGTATTCCAGGACGACACCGCCGAGGATCGCCAGGCCGTACAGCCGGCATTGGCCGGGATCGACATGTATCCGCTGTCCAAATACGACGGCAAACTCAAACGCCGCGACTGGAGGCTGCAGCCGAAATTCCCCGCCCAGGCCGCCGAAGGCACCGCCGAAACCAAGTGGGTGATCCCGGAGAAATTCTTCGACGAACTGCCGGCCCTGCTCAAAGATGCCAAACCATTGCCGGGCGAAGAAGCCCGTTACGCGCAAATGGCTGCCCTTGCCGCCATCGCCAAGGCTGATCCAGCACTGCGCGCCGCGATGATCGACGAAGCGAAAAAAGCCGACCGCGAAGTGATCGACCCGTTGTTGCAGTTCCGCAATTATGGCCTGCAATTACCGGATTACTGGAGCACCGTGAGCAATGGTGCAGCCTTCGGCACCGACTACTTCAGCCGCACCGCCGTCGCACGCTCGAACATTTTCGTGAACCAGCAGAAAGAGACCAAATACTTCTACCAGGACCTCGATCAGAACGGCTTGCGCCTCAATGGTCGCAACGGCTACAGCGTGACCTTCGCCAAGAACAAGCTGCCTCCGGTCAAGGGCTTCTGGTCGCTGACGCTGTACAACGAACAGCATTTCTTCGCGCCCAATGCACTGAAGCGCTACTCCATCGGGACCAAGAACAAATCGCTGCAAACCAATCCCGACGGTTCGCTGACCCTGTATGTGCAGAGTGAGTCGCCGGGCGCAGACAAGGAAAGCAACTGGTTGCCAGCGCCCAAAGACGCCGACTTCTCGTTGTACATCCGCGCCTACTGGCCGCAAGCCGATGCCCTCGACGGTGACTGGACCCCGCCGCCGGTGCTGAAAACCAACTGA
- a CDS encoding alpha/beta hydrolase, which yields MQRISTRQHWIDTPSGQLYAQSWNPDEEQGTPIVLLHDSLGCVALWRDFPERLAQASGRRVIAYDRLGFGQSAAHPGTLALDFIEEEATGGFQAVRQHLDLSRFEVFGHSVGGGMAVNCAAVYPQACRGLITESAQAFVDSGICQGIRAAEREFAGPGQLKRLHKYHGDKADWVLRAWVDTWLSPAFSQWTLDGALQQVRCPVLSLHGEHDEFGSHLHPERITSLASGPTTLRLLENCGHVPHREHPDEVLAIVCEFLRAV from the coding sequence ATGCAGCGCATTTCTACCCGACAACACTGGATCGATACCCCAAGCGGACAGCTATACGCCCAGAGCTGGAACCCGGACGAGGAACAGGGCACGCCCATCGTGCTGTTGCATGACTCGCTGGGGTGCGTGGCCTTGTGGCGTGATTTCCCCGAGCGACTGGCGCAGGCCAGCGGGCGCCGGGTGATCGCCTATGACCGCTTGGGTTTCGGGCAATCGGCAGCCCATCCCGGCACCCTGGCGCTGGACTTTATCGAGGAGGAAGCCACGGGAGGCTTTCAGGCTGTGCGTCAGCATCTGGATTTAAGTCGGTTCGAAGTGTTCGGCCACAGCGTGGGGGGCGGCATGGCTGTGAACTGTGCCGCCGTTTACCCCCAGGCTTGCCGGGGATTGATCACCGAGTCTGCACAGGCGTTTGTGGACAGCGGCATTTGCCAGGGTATTCGCGCAGCCGAGCGCGAGTTCGCCGGGCCTGGGCAATTAAAGCGGTTGCACAAGTACCATGGTGACAAGGCCGATTGGGTATTGCGCGCATGGGTCGACACCTGGTTGTCGCCGGCATTCAGTCAGTGGACCCTGGACGGGGCGCTGCAACAGGTTCGCTGCCCGGTGCTGAGCCTGCATGGTGAGCACGACGAGTTCGGTTCCCATCTCCATCCAGAGCGCATCACCTCGCTGGCTTCGGGCCCGACGACCCTGCGGCTCCTGGAAAACTGCGGCCATGTGCCCCATCGGGAACATCCCGATGAGGTACTGGCAATTGTCTGTGAGTTTTTGCGAGCGGTTTGA
- a CDS encoding BCCT family transporter encodes MDSPSRPKSTLNPPVFYTSAVLILVLVLYAVIFQVEAQTRFDFIQQWINTNVSWFYILAVALILISTVFLAVSRYGDIKLGPDHSEPDYRNSSWFAMLFSAGMGIGLMFFGVAEPVMHFTSPPVGEGGTVAAAREAMKITFFHWGLHAWAIYAMVALILAYFSFRNDLPLTLRSALYPLIGDRIYGPIGHAVDVFAILGTVFGVATSLGYGVLQINSGFHHLFGLPVNATVQVILIASTCALATLSVASGLDKGIRILSELNLGLAVVLMIFVLLLGPTVFLLQAYVQNTGAYLSDIVNKTFNLYAYEPTDWIGGWTLLYWGWWLSWSPFVGLFIARISRGRTIREFVCGVLFVPAGFTLLWMTIFGDTAIHMILNEGVTELAKVIDQDSSLALFAFLEHFPFSGLVSMIAVLMVVVFFVTSADSGALVVDMLASSGHDHSPLWQRIFWSVTIGVVAIALLLANGLKALQTATIASALPFSIILLASIWGLFKALNLDATRRGLRNQALPGPHHSRHPHGGWQRRLRNIAMLPRRSHVNRFIAEVVKPACEEVAGELRKQGYEVMVSESDGNVALELVHAGEGRFLYEVRPRAFTAPSFVIRDSEDGSDARKYFRAEVYLREGGQDYDIMGWSREDVIGDILDQYERHLHFLHVVR; translated from the coding sequence ATGGACAGCCCTTCCAGACCCAAGAGCACCCTCAATCCCCCCGTCTTTTATACCAGCGCCGTACTGATCCTGGTGCTGGTGCTCTACGCCGTGATCTTCCAGGTCGAAGCCCAGACCCGGTTCGACTTTATCCAGCAATGGATCAACACCAATGTCAGCTGGTTCTACATCCTGGCGGTCGCACTGATCCTGATCAGCACAGTGTTCCTGGCCGTGAGTCGATATGGGGACATCAAGCTGGGCCCGGATCACAGCGAGCCGGATTATCGCAACAGCAGCTGGTTTGCCATGCTGTTCTCCGCCGGCATGGGCATCGGGCTGATGTTCTTCGGGGTGGCCGAGCCAGTCATGCACTTCACCAGCCCGCCGGTGGGCGAAGGCGGTACGGTGGCGGCGGCGCGCGAGGCAATGAAAATCACCTTTTTTCACTGGGGCCTGCATGCCTGGGCGATCTACGCCATGGTCGCGCTGATCCTGGCGTATTTCAGCTTTCGCAACGACTTGCCGCTGACCTTGCGCTCGGCGTTGTATCCACTCATAGGCGATCGTATCTACGGGCCAATCGGCCATGCCGTCGACGTCTTTGCCATTCTCGGCACGGTGTTTGGCGTCGCCACGTCTCTAGGCTATGGCGTGCTGCAGATCAACAGCGGTTTTCACCACTTGTTCGGCTTGCCGGTGAACGCCACGGTCCAGGTCATTCTGATTGCATCGACGTGCGCGCTGGCGACGTTGTCGGTCGCCAGTGGCCTGGACAAGGGCATACGCATCCTGTCCGAGCTGAATCTCGGACTGGCTGTAGTGCTGATGATTTTTGTCCTGCTGTTGGGACCGACTGTTTTTCTTTTACAGGCCTACGTACAAAACACCGGCGCCTACTTGTCCGACATCGTCAACAAGACCTTCAACCTGTACGCCTATGAACCCACCGACTGGATCGGCGGCTGGACCCTGCTGTACTGGGGATGGTGGCTGTCCTGGTCGCCCTTTGTGGGGCTGTTTATTGCGCGTATTTCACGGGGGCGAACCATTCGCGAATTTGTCTGCGGTGTGCTGTTCGTTCCAGCTGGTTTCACCTTGTTGTGGATGACGATATTCGGCGACACGGCGATCCACATGATTCTCAACGAGGGCGTGACCGAGCTGGCGAAGGTGATTGACCAGGACAGCTCGCTGGCGTTGTTCGCCTTCCTGGAACACTTCCCGTTTTCCGGTCTGGTGTCGATGATCGCTGTGCTGATGGTGGTGGTGTTTTTTGTCACCTCGGCCGATTCCGGTGCACTGGTGGTGGACATGCTGGCGTCATCCGGGCATGACCACTCACCGCTCTGGCAACGGATTTTCTGGTCGGTGACCATCGGCGTTGTGGCGATTGCGCTGCTCCTGGCCAATGGCTTGAAAGCCTTGCAGACCGCGACGATCGCCAGTGCGTTGCCGTTCTCGATCATTCTGCTGGCATCGATCTGGGGGCTGTTCAAGGCACTGAACCTGGACGCCACTCGCCGTGGTTTGCGCAACCAGGCATTGCCGGGCCCGCATCATTCACGCCATCCCCACGGCGGCTGGCAACGGCGGCTGCGCAACATTGCGATGCTGCCCAGGCGCTCCCATGTCAATCGGTTCATTGCAGAGGTGGTGAAGCCCGCGTGCGAGGAGGTGGCCGGCGAATTGCGCAAGCAAGGCTACGAGGTCATGGTGAGTGAGTCCGATGGCAACGTGGCGCTGGAACTGGTGCATGCAGGCGAGGGGCGCTTTCTTTATGAGGTGCGCCCCCGTGCGTTCACCGCGCCGAGCTTCGTCATCCGCGACAGCGAGGACGGCAGCGATGCCCGCAAATATTTCCGCGCCGAGGTGTACTTGCGTGAAGGCGGGCAGGACTATGACATCATGGGCTGGAGCCGCGAGGACGTCATCGGCGATATCCTTGATCAGTACGAGCGTCACTTGCATTTTTTACATGTGGTGCGTTGA